A window of the Scophthalmus maximus strain ysfricsl-2021 chromosome 8, ASM2237912v1, whole genome shotgun sequence genome harbors these coding sequences:
- the ptger1a gene encoding prostaglandin E receptor 1a (subtype EP1), translating to MLALSHYNSSASPLLSHFSNDSGGKVEARVAFEGLSQQGNFTLVQPTTSGVIVVILSMTLGIISNIVAIFILANAYCLQRRRSKATFLLFATSLVVTDFIGHVIPGALVLRLYLHGGVRPEDFNSSDGMCQFLGGSMVFFGLCPLFMGCAMAAERCLGVTRPLLHSSLVTKTRTKVCLSVIWLVALCVAMLPCFHLGSYSYQDPGTWCFIKVLSDTEEVDVAFVVLFSGLGLTSLAVALVCNTISGMTLVLARLRRQPGSHRSAKSHDIEMVVQLVGIMVTSCICWSPLLIFGLMSVIRSYMGSIGDDLSNYKTLMVMGVRLATWNQILDPWVYILLRRTVLRKIYLIAKCQVGLRGSMLGRWEPTSFPSSDKKEVNHV from the exons ATGTTAGCTCTGAGCCACTACAACTCCTCAgcctctccgctcctctctcatttctctAATGACAGCGGAGGGAAGGTGGAGGCCAGGGTGGCTTTTGAAGGGCTGTCGCAGCAGGGGAACTTCACGTTGGTGCAGCCCACCACCAGCGGCGTCATTGTCGTCATATTGTCCATGACGCTGGGCATCATCTCTAACATTGTGGCCATCTTCATCCTGGCCAACGCCTACTGCCTCCAGCGCAGACGCTCCAAGGCCACATTCCTTCTGTTTGCCACTTCACTCGTGGTGACGGACTTCATTGGCCACGTGATCCCTGGCGCCCTGGTCCTGCGACTCTACCTCCATGGAGGTGTGCGTCCGGAGGACTTCAACTCTTCTGATGGCATGTGTCAGTTCCTGGGTGGCAGCATGGTGTTCTTCGGCCTGTGCCCACTCTTCATGGGCTGCGCCATGGCGGCCGAGCGCTGCCTGGGCGTCACCCGGCCGCTGCTGCACTCATCCCTGGTCACCAAAACACGGACAAaggtctgcctgtctgtcatctgGCTGGTAGCCCTGTGTGTGGCCATGCTGCCCTGCTTCCACCTGGGCTCTTACTCCTACCAGGACCCAGGGACCTGGTGTTTCATCAAAGTGCTCAGTGACACGGAGGAGGTGGACGTGGCATTCGTGGTGCTGTTCTCTGGACTTGGTCTGACCTCGCTTGCCGTGGCGCTCGTGTGCAACACCATCAGTGGAATGACGCTGGTGCTCGCTCGGCTCAGGAGGCAGCCCGGCTCCCATCGCTCCGCCAAGTCCCACGACATAGAGATGGTGGTGCAGCTGGTTGGCATCATGGTCACGTCGTGCATCTGCTGgagccctctgctg ATCTTTGGCCTGATGTCCGTGATCCGCTCCTACATGGGATCCATTGGGGACGACCTGTCCAACTATAAAACCCTGATGGTGATGGGCGTGAGGCTGGCCACGTGGAACCAGATTCTCGACCCCTGGGTTTACATACTGCTGCGCCGCACCGTCCTCCGCAAAATCTACCTCATCGCTAAGTGCCAAGTGGGCCTGAGGGGCAGCATGTTAGGCCGCTGGGAGCCCACGTCTTTCCCCAGCTCTGACAAGAAGGAAGTCAACCATGTGTGA